A window of Periophthalmus magnuspinnatus isolate fPerMag1 chromosome 21, fPerMag1.2.pri, whole genome shotgun sequence genomic DNA:
GCCTTGTAAGTACTTATTTAGTTGAGTAAATTCTTGATGAATTTGTTAGGACAATACAGCTGTGTGTATCTCTAATCTGTTCTTATGTTGTCCTACAGGAGCTTCTTTGAATTGTTGCTGTTTTTCAGCAAAGAAGAATATGGGGAGCAGCCTCTAAAAGACATTTTTGATTCCTTTCTGGTAATTAAAACTCATGTTGTCTTTTTTACGTTGCATTTAGATTGCTATGATCTATTCTTTTTTATAAACATAATTGTTTTGTAGGAATGCCACTCTCAACTTTTGAGACACAGAAATATTTACCTCCATCATGTCAAGTTGACTCTTAAGTCTGGAGGCCCATGGGAGAATCCCATACTGCAGGGGATTCTAAAAGAGGCAGTTGTACTACAAAAACAAGGTAGGATTATTATTTTAGAAGTGCTATATCTAAAACAGTGGTCTTGTTTGTTCAAATATTAATTCCCGCTTTTTTCTTGTCAAACAGTTGAGGAGTACTTGAGTTCAGAGTTGCCTGTACTCCTTGAGCTGCGAGTTCGGTATTTGCAGGCCTGTGAGCGTTTACAGGAAGCGATGGCACTTTGTAAATGCTGCTTGGAAAATCAGGAAATGGGAAAACATTTGTTCTTCCATCAGGCCTACCTGACCTGCCTCTACAAGTCATCTCTGCATGAACACCTTCTTAAAGAGGTCAGTGTGAATGGTCTTTGTGAAAGTCTTTCTTGCACTAGTATCTTgtgtaatatgtgttttttatgttcagATGGCAGAAATTGATGGTCGTGATGCTGTAGAGATAATCTGTAACACAGAGAATGTGGAAAAGGACGAGGTCCTACTGTCACTTTGTAAGACATTTCTTACTCAGCAGCTCCAAAATGGAGACATGTACTACATTTGGTGAGCTATATTCTGGAGTATGATTTGAccacaaatttttttttttggagtggcACAGTACgataaaatatgttgtttatttcttgcagggACTTGGTGTTTATCTGGAGTAGGTTGTACCTCAGAGCCCATCCCTCGAGACACGAGTTTCTATCTGAGTGTTTGAGGCTGTCATCTTCTGCAACTAATGTCAGAGCCATCTTCCCCTTCATCAAACTGGTCCATACAGAGGTGAGCCATGGCATAACGATGCTGAATTTACTATATTTATGAATTCATTCATGTATAATGTGACAGTTTAACCTATACTTATTGCTTATATTTTGTAATGAAATTGAATCTTGCATGTGCATCTTGAAGCTTGGTGAGGAGGGGATTCAGGTGTGCGTGGAACTGTGTGCCAGAGCGCTGCAGTTGTGCAACCTCCACTCTGATGCTGTAACACGGTCTCTGGTGTGTAAGACTATCGCCTTCCTGCTGCCTcatgacctggagatgtgtcGAGCCTGTGCCCTGCTGGTCTTCTGTCAGGAGCGCAGTCTGGAGGCCTACCACACTGTCTGCTCCCTGTACAAGCATCCTGATGATGAACTGCACCCCCACAACAGCCCCGTCAGAACCTGCATACGCTTCCATATTCTACAGGTGagtcttttattttatatgcTGGCAGGCAGTTCAGTTGTCCACTAATCCAGTGATGACAGGGTCAGTACAATACAGAGGacaacagtagttcagttggtaaaACGTTTGTGCACTCACTGAGCTGAAGGTTAGcagtctttgggcaagacacttaacccaccttgtccccattgtctgcatacactggtgtaggaatgtgtgtgtgaatgggtgagtgattcattgatgtaaagctctttgagtgccttgaaggtggaaaagcactatttaaaaatgtgaccattttccATTTTACAAGCTCCCACTGTTTCATGCTTGTTGTGTAAACATGCATGGTTCCTTGATGGAAGATGCCTTTAGTTCGCAATAgaagtagaaaaaaacaacttaaaaaaatgaatatacttTGCAGTCAGTAGGTTCTTCTGTTAATGGTTAGAGCTTGGAAGCAATGACCCACTTGTTGCTGGTTTCCTTTTGTTGTTGGCACATTGTCTTAAACTTAAACTACATGTTATAGTTAATCAAATCCATAATTTAatctttcttgtttttattttcttagaaACTAAAGGAGCATCTGTGTTTTGACCCTGAATTTTGGAACCTTCTTACTCTGCGGACCCACTGCTTGGAGTTGATCAGTGACAAAGCCATGCAGGCAGCTGTCCTGAATGAAattgaagaagaggagaaataTTGCGAAGCCCAGGCAGCTTACAACTGTGCTGACGAGCCACATTTAGGAGAACAGGAATGTCTGAAATTTTTTGAGCATAGTGAAAATGTGAATGGTCCAAATGAGAACACAGACAGCCAGAAAGTCAAGCCtttgactgaaactgaaaatgtaCCAAAGAGAagacgagggaggagacgaAAAGATGAAAtgaagaaggagacagagaaagcGGTCAATGAGGGGACTAATACAGGAGATGATCCTGAAGCAGTTTATGACATTAAACCCAATTATTCAAGCAAGTCTAACTCGTATTCACTCAGACGAAACCATAAAAACAGGGAAAACGCTGCACCTGTTAAATTTCCATTCAATCGTAAACGAGAGTACTTAACCAGGTGTGTGAAGAGCCAGCTCCTGACACGGAAAGGACACAAGAGATGGCTGCAGGGTGTTCAGACTCTTGATCGAGAGGAGTATTTAAAAGTCAAAAAGATCATGTACAAAGGCAAGAAACGAGGAAGGAAACCATTTTATAGAGTTGAGCTGAGCTATCCTGACAATGAAATTCAGCGTGTAATTGAAATGGAATCTGAGGAAAGTATAATTGCTTCTTCGGAAGAGAAAGGCATTCAGTCCATAAGTGATAATTCAAATCAAGCAGGGAATACAGCAGAGGAGAAACTAGAGAAGTCTCAAACCGTACCAGATACCAGTCCCTCTAAAGAAGACCACTCAGTTCTTGTCCCAGCGGTAGAGGGGGATCCTGAGCTGGATGGACCGCCCTATGAATTGATGGACTCTGCTGTGGAGGTTTTTCATAATTATTGCCTAGATCCTGACAAAGCTGAGGATGAGGAAGAACAAACAAAAGACACAACTAAATCTAAAGAGTCAGCAAAATTTAAAGATGGTGCAAAGTCAAAAGACTCCACGAAATCTAGAGACACCCCTAAACTTACGGAGAACGCTGAAGTACCAGAACAGCCCAATGGAATTGAAGAAACAAAGCTATCAGCGGATACAGAGGAGACAAAATCCTATCTGGAGGTgtgctttttttcctttttagctATAACACTAACATAGAATACCATTAAGTATATCTTCGAGGTGCACTATGCAATGTTTCTGGTGGGGGTTTCACCACCTGCTTctttctgtggagatgttattgctttgcttggaatgttccacagtgccaGTAGACTTGGCTATCTTGGTCTGCAAGTGCTACCTGCTGCTTATTTCTGTGGAGATAATTTGATGCCATACCATTAAACTCCCTCTCCatagaggcaagcaggtggtaaAACcttcaccagagaagttacaaaGTATATctaagttttaatattgataaatgtttaaaataatgtatttttacagaAAACTAATTTTAATAGCTAAAACATCTAGAAAGAGAATACATATATACTTGAATGAGTTAAGATGATTTTCGATTTTTGAAAATTGTAGTAAAGATGAGCCTTGTTGGAATTCATTAATTACAAGGCACATCTACAATTGGTATTTTTActgttcaaaataaatatatatatttcgaAAAGACTTTTAATAATTTCAAGTTAATTTGTTTAATTACTTTAAGTTGACTGAATTTTTGCTTGTTGTTGCAGGTAAAAGGGAGAAGTGCTTGGCAGGAGAGATTGTTGCGCACACAGAAATACAGCCACATCATCCACTCGTGCGAGTTCTGCAACAAAACCTACCGGGGCCTGAATGTGATGAGACACGCCCTCTCACATATGAAGAAGAAACGTAAACATTGTATCCTGTGTGGCCAGCGCTTTAGGGAATTCTCTGTGGCAAGCAAACACATCAAGGAGCATATAGAGGAAATGAGTAAACAGAAACCTGGTGGTGATAGTAAAACTAGTGAGGATAGCAAAACAAATGAGACAAATGAAGAAAATCACATTGGCAAACCAAATGACGATAGCATTGAGGAGAAAAAGGCAACACCAGAGAGCGACACATCTCAGCAGACACCAACAGCCAATGGTACAGAAATTCCCAGCCTCCCTGTACCTCTAGATGATGGCCTTAAAGAAGATGAAAACCTGAAACCATCTGAAACCAAGGACTCCAAATCAACTTCCAAACCAAAACCATGCAGGTTCAAATTCACTGAGCTGAAAAGAGAGGAGCGTATCGCAAGACATGTTCTTAATCTCTTTAAAAAGCGATACGTGTTCAGCAAATTTAACCAGAACATTATACCTCGCGACTTTGTATTGAGTGAGGAGCAGGTGGTGATTGATGGTGATTTGgtgatactgaaaaatgtacCCATGCGGCAGGAAGGAGTGAATGGGGAAAATGAGAAAATGGACACATCAGTTGAGAAAGAcaaaggagaagaggcagaaaaCCTGTCTGAAAAAGAGGGGAAAGCAGAAGATAGCCCAGAGCAAAGGAAAaacgagggagagaagaaagagaaggatgCTGCAGATGAGAGCAAAAAGAAGGAAATGAGTGAGAATGGTTTAGAGGAGggcaaagagaaggagggagaaggacaATTTGTCAGTAAAGACCTTGTATATTACCTCTGTCCTGGTGAAGACTGTGACAAAGTCTTCTACAAGATCGGCCACACCATGACAAAACATGCCATGAAGTACCACCTGAACGAGGAGAAGATTCAGGAGGTCATCTTCAAATGGTCCAAACAAAAGTGCATCCTCTGCCACAGGTACCTTTCCCCATGTGCTACGGTTCATGTTTATTTCAAGAACATTAATTGGTCATTATATTAGGTTGATGATGTGAGATAAATGTGGAGACTGGAACAGGTTTGGTGGAAGAATGCTAGCAAAATTCAAGTGGAACTATGGTGAATAAGTGATTAGCACTCTCCTCACAGCACGGAGGTCTCTGGTTAGACTGGACCACACGGTCAAggtcaactttatttttatagcacatttacAGTAACCTATGGtgtccaaagtgctttacagaacaggACAATTATAAAAACTACAATCAATATCTGCCTAATacctccaggtctgatccataataaaagccaaagttaaatctgtcaactgggcaaaaagttcttcagttctagtcagattgttagtgaacactgccttatgtctataggacaactacactgaaactgtaagtAGGCTAGGTCTATAGTGTAGGTTTCGTTTagtagtgtagtatagtatAATACAGTGTagtgtttacagtttacagtgtagttggctcctcccttcagacagatataaggcagtgtctaccGGTAAtttgaccagaagtgaagaagcggcttggatgagcagcaaaatgtcttaacttctacaactttttgtccagttgacagattaaactttgTTACATTGATTGTAGTAAAAAAACCTGTCCATAAAGGTGAGATATGCTCATCCTTTTTTCTGGGATGGGTTGCAGCTTTAACTTTTGATTTCACCCATGATCcacaaaacatttacagtaCAATGCTCTGTATGATTCCTCTGACCTAGTGCGATTAAAAAGAAAAGACTTATGTGTAGAATCCACACTGATGTGCCTTGATCCCAACAGTCTCCCATTTTTAGTAAATACTATAACTGAGCTGAGACAGACTTGGTCCAGTATCAGTATCTATGTCTATGAAGAATAATAATTACTTGCAAAATTAGTTCTTGAAGTCAGCTGATTGTGTTTGATTGATGTTTTGACTTTCAGTTACATTAATAAAAGTGCCAgttaaaataatagaaaaaaaaaaaaaatactgtaattaaGTGTGCATTGTCCTCTCTATTTCAGGCAGTTCAATCTTCTCCCACACTTCAAGGACCACCTGAAGCTTCATCTGGAGCACCCTCAGTACTTCTGCTGCCATCAGAGTTGTGGGCAGCGCTTTGAGTCCTTCCAGGAGCTGAGAAACCACGAGGCCCAGCACGTGCCCCTCAGACCACAGTGCATGTACATTGCCTGCGAGAACGTCTTCAACAATATATTTGCACTTGGCGATCACGAATGGAGACACTACATCCCCACACCTCTAAAAAGCGACTTGGAAACTGGCCCCAATAAAAGCAAGCGGCACAGCGAGGAAGCCCCCTGGAAGCAGAGGGTCAAAGTTGAAGAACTGTGGctacagaataaaaatacaccaAGAGAGGAAATAAACTTGAGACAGTTTGATAGAGCAGAATTAAATGACTCAAAGAATAATGATGATTCAGAAACATGCGACGACGAGACCAACAGTAAAACCATTAACGGATATTATGAAAAAACAGACCCAGTGCCCAAACAAGCTTCTTTGAAACATAAAATACCACCTGAACCGGACCCTATAAATGTGAAAAACCGTTCGGAGGACACTACAATTGCAAGCGTATGTGAAGCAAGTGGTCCAGAGGTACCGCTTATTGAGGAACACCGAACATTTAAACCCAACGATCCCGCATATAAACCCTTATTCAAAGCTCCTCTACTGCGTCCCCCACCCTCCATGTATATGACGGAATCAGAGTTGTCGATGCGCAAGAGGAAAATGGAAGAGTCTACCGCTGCTCCTGTTGTTAAGAAGACCCTGCCATGGAACCAGCGGAAAAAAGAACCTGTTGTTGTAGAGACACCTGAACCTACGCCTGAACCAGAGCCCAAGATTAGGCACCGCTGTGAAAAATGTCTCTCGTTTTTCGGTTCCCCGGAAgaattaaacaaacacaaatcgcTCAACACCTGCTCTGCACTTTTCGGTTTTGACTCAGACGATGAAAGTAAGTAAATCTCATGCAATTAATATAATGTGTATGGATATAGGAAACTAATGTACTTGCGTTGTCTTTTTAGGTTGATGAGAACTGAAGCACTGAGTGAGGAGGTCCTTGCACTCTTTATGCTCCTCATTGGCTGCCTGcattgtttttctttataaGTGTAATAGTTAAAATGGCACAATAtctttttagttttggtttaatgaAGTAGTGGTGTTTCGACTATTTCAtcaaagggggaaaaaaaaaaaaaaaaaacgctaaaTGAAATCTCTGAACAGTTCAActcattttatattattctcAAGGAACCTCAAAAAATGCATCTCATATTTTGCATAGAAATCTTGTTATATATAAACTAAATGATCAGTACTGGATCATGTTTATAAACTGACTGTATGAACTTGAGTTCTAACAACTGGCACCTGATGAATTACTGAACAGTGCAAGTTGCAATAATCTCCTGTCTCCTGTTGGGCTTAGAGTCTGCATGGTTATTTTTTGTAGTCTTCCAGCACCATGGTAGTCCATAAAAggtagtagtaaaatactgtatgaCTTACCAATTCTACGCGTGTAAAAAGTATTCACCTTTTTAAGCCAATTATAACAGGGAAGGTTGTCTGTaacctgtatttttttatttttttctaaacctATGTACAGCTAAAACCAAATCACATAATTATTAGTGCCATAACTGAATCAGTGTTGTTTAGTgtttaaacatttatgtaaaggTTCAATGATGATATGCTCCATTGGTTGATCACATTTATAGTAGTACATGCATAGTACATGCGGTTAACTTGTATGATACTaagtttgcatttttttctaaaGTTATTACTTGccttggttatttatttatgtaaatatgtgaaTAGGCCAGATTTGTAAATTTGAAAATAGTCCAtctatttttctttaaaaaaggttggatttgtttcaataaacaaataatgaacatttgacattaatttattttcagaAGCAGTTTAATAAAGGTAAGAAGTGTTACAAAGACAATACAGTATTGATAATTTGATAATAAACATTGCATATTTCTATTCTTTCATATTGCTTGTGAAACAAGACAAGTGTAGTCCGAGGTGCTTAAAGTTTTTGCATCACATGCCTGGCACAAAGACAATTATACATGAAAGAAATTGTTCATAAACTTCTTAgctactttttaaaacaattgaATTATTTAAGCATGAACTTTTCTTAAACCAAAGTTTGAGCTACATTAACTTCTTAATTAGGTCTACGTTAAATTGTCTTCCCTATGGCAGATTTAAGACGCGCTCCATTACTCGGCGTATGCAGTATCATGCAGCTCATGCATTCCAGCTGTAATGCAATGGTGGACTCAACATGCAGCATCATCCTTGTTTCCTGTTAGGAATCATGTTTTAAATAACAGTAAGGCCAAGTTTTTCTTAAAAAGCTatcagtataaatgtatttttaaaaacagtttagaACCATGCAAGTTCATTACAGGCAAATCCAACTGTTTTCCTCCCCCATAattaaaattgccaaaaaacatTAGTAGcacttatatttttttaaatggaagACCTTGAGTATGTAGTACCTTGAGTAAAAGGTTCAACAGGAAAATATGTCATACATCTTTTAAAAGCTGTAAAGTTGATTTAATCTAAAGATAAATAATTGTCATTGCCCACCATGCACCAAAGCAGAATCAACCTTTATGTGAATGTAGATAGCATTTAATGTTTTGACTGCATTTTCAAAAGTGTAGCTCTTATTTCACTGTCTGAAAAACGGCTTAATAAGGCAAAGGCAGCATGCTAGAGGTCGAATGACTGCCTACACTGCATGTCTAAAATGATCCGTAATGCCCCAAATGTGCAATGACTTTATGACTCCTGAGTTGCTTGCTCTATGTATATAGTGACattacatttttcatgtttaaagagAAATACATAGATAATGAGAgtcttaaacaaaacaaacatgagtaCAACGCACTGGACAGTGATATTATTGCATAAATATTTTCATGGTAGAGAACCACTTGATTTAATCTGATGTGAATAGACTCAACAGTGAGAATAGGACAAAGGGTGGTGTGCAAAgctggctgtgtgtgtgagcatgcTCAGTGGCTGCTGTTGTTGGTCCAGTCGTAGGGAAGGTAGCACACTTTGGTCTTCCCCGCAGACAGGACATCCTGCAGGCTGGACTTCTTCGGAGAGTCTGCCATGTGGTCCAGCACCCAGTGCAGCAGCTACACGACAGAGCAGGCAGGATCAGTCAGAAAGCAACACAGTATAATACAAACCATCTTAGATCTGGTGTCAAACCTGCCTTCTCATCTGTGCCTCCAAAGTCGGCCTTGTACCACTTAAAAATTTGACTGAGTCGAACTTCTTTCTTCCCAGAATCCACCACACAGGCATCATCGTTCTCTAGAAAGGCCTCTGCAGCGGTCCTGAGCTGGTTATCAATGTCCTAatgaaaaaaactgtattttattgtattttacttttcaatgtgCTTAAATTCTCCCtctgggacaaataaagtgatatagATGGATTGATATAAGCTTGGCAATTAGACAGAA
This region includes:
- the LOC117389361 gene encoding zinc finger protein 654-like isoform X1 — encoded protein: MADSESDLETDGLDLALETLCSTHCTEESFLNSKAYCSAFCELVEEYTGQWHVPLPQLKVLRTALCSFTKATAAFPDDCQHVHYVLSSLALSFFELLLFFSKEEYGEQPLKDIFDSFLECHSQLLRHRNIYLHHVKLTLKSGGPWENPILQGILKEAVVLQKQVEEYLSSELPVLLELRVRYLQACERLQEAMALCKCCLENQEMGKHLFFHQAYLTCLYKSSLHEHLLKEMAEIDGRDAVEIICNTENVEKDEVLLSLCKTFLTQQLQNGDMYYIWDLVFIWSRLYLRAHPSRHEFLSECLRLSSSATNVRAIFPFIKLVHTELGEEGIQVCVELCARALQLCNLHSDAVTRSLVCKTIAFLLPHDLEMCRACALLVFCQERSLEAYHTVCSLYKHPDDELHPHNSPVRTCIRFHILQKLKEHLCFDPEFWNLLTLRTHCLELISDKAMQAAVLNEIEEEEKYCEAQAAYNCADEPHLGEQECLKFFEHSENVNGPNENTDSQKVKPLTETENVPKRRRGRRRKDEMKKETEKAVNEGTNTGDDPEAVYDIKPNYSSKSNSYSLRRNHKNRENAAPVKFPFNRKREYLTRCVKSQLLTRKGHKRWLQGVQTLDREEYLKVKKIMYKGKKRGRKPFYRVELSYPDNEIQRVIEMESEESIIASSEEKGIQSISDNSNQAGNTAEEKLEKSQTVPDTSPSKEDHSVLVPAVEGDPELDGPPYELMDSAVEVFHNYCLDPDKAEDEEEQTKDTTKSKESAKFKDGAKSKDSTKSRDTPKLTENAEVPEQPNGIEETKLSADTEETKSYLEVKGRSAWQERLLRTQKYSHIIHSCEFCNKTYRGLNVMRHALSHMKKKRKHCILCGQRFREFSVASKHIKEHIEEMSKQKPGGDSKTSEDSKTNETNEENHIGKPNDDSIEEKKATPESDTSQQTPTANGTEIPSLPVPLDDGLKEDENLKPSETKDSKSTSKPKPCRFKFTELKREERIARHVLNLFKKRYVFSKFNQNIIPRDFVLSEEQVVIDGDLVILKNVPMRQEGVNGENEKMDTSVEKDKGEEAENLSEKEGKAEDSPEQRKNEGEKKEKDAADESKKKEMSENGLEEGKEKEGEGQFVSKDLVYYLCPGEDCDKVFYKIGHTMTKHAMKYHLNEEKIQEVIFKWSKQKCILCHRQFNLLPHFKDHLKLHLEHPQYFCCHQSCGQRFESFQELRNHEAQHVPLRPQCMYIACENVFNNIFALGDHEWRHYIPTPLKSDLETGPNKSKRHSEEAPWKQRVKVEELWLQNKNTPREEINLRQFDRAELNDSKNNDDSETCDDETNSKTINGYYEKTDPVPKQASLKHKIPPEPDPINVKNRSEDTTIASVCEASGPEVPLIEEHRTFKPNDPAYKPLFKAPLLRPPPSMYMTESELSMRKRKMEESTAAPVVKKTLPWNQRKKEPVVVETPEPTPEPEPKIRHRCEKCLSFFGSPEELNKHKSLNTCSALFGFDSDDES
- the LOC117389361 gene encoding zinc finger protein 654-like isoform X2, which codes for MADSESDLETDGLDLALETLCSTHCTEESFLNSKAYCSAFCELVEEYTGQWHVPLPQLKVLRTALCSFTKATAAFPDDCQHVHYVLSSLALSFFELLLFFSKEEYGEQPLKDIFDSFLECHSQLLRHRNIYLHHVKLTLKSGGPWENPILQGILKEAVVLQKQVEEYLSSELPVLLELRVRYLQACERLQEAMALCKCCLENQEMGKHLFFHQAYLTCLYKSSLHEHLLKEMAEIDGRDAVEIICNTENVEKDEVLLSLCKTFLTQQLQNGDMYYIWDLVFIWSRLYLRAHPSRHEFLSECLRLSSSATNVRAIFPFIKLVHTELGEEGIQVCVELCARALQLCNLHSDAVTRSLVCKTIAFLLPHDLEMCRACALLVFCQERSLEAYHTVCSLYKHPDDELHPHNSPVRTCIRFHILQKLKEHLCFDPEFWNLLTLRTHCLELISDKAMQAAVLNEIEEEEKYCEAQAAYNCADEPHLGEQECLKFFEHSENVNGPNENTDSQKVKPLTETENVPKRRRGRRRKDEMKKETEKAVNEGTNTGDDPEAVYDIKPNYSSKSNSYSLRRNHKNRENAAPVKFPFNRKREYLTRCVKSQLLTRKGHKRWLQGVQTLDREEYLKVKKIMYKGKKRGRKPFYRVELSYPDNEIQRVIEMESEESIIASSEEKGIQSISDNSNQAGNTAEEKLEKSQTVPDTSPSKEDHSVLVPAVEGDPELDGPPYELMDSAVEVFHNYCLDPDKAEDEEEQTKDTTKSKESAKFKDGAKSKDSTKSRDTPKLTENAEVPEQPNGIEETKLSADTEETKSYLEVKGRSAWQERLLRTQKYSHIIHSCEFCNKTYRGLNVMRHALSHMKKKRKHCILCGQRFREFSVASKHIKEHIEEMSKQKPGGDSKTSEDSKTNETNEENHIGKPNDDSIEEKKATPESDTSQQTPTANGTEIPSLPVPLDDGLKEDENLKPSETKDSKSTSKPKPCRFKFTELKREERIARHVLNLFKKRYVFSKFNQNIIPRDFVLSEEQVVIDGDLVILKNVPMRQEGVNGENEKMDTSVEKDKGEEAENLSEKEGKAEDSPEQRKNEGEKKEKDAADESKKKEMKGQFVSKDLVYYLCPGEDCDKVFYKIGHTMTKHAMKYHLNEEKIQEVIFKWSKQKCILCHRQFNLLPHFKDHLKLHLEHPQYFCCHQSCGQRFESFQELRNHEAQHVPLRPQCMYIACENVFNNIFALGDHEWRHYIPTPLKSDLETGPNKSKRHSEEAPWKQRVKVEELWLQNKNTPREEINLRQFDRAELNDSKNNDDSETCDDETNSKTINGYYEKTDPVPKQASLKHKIPPEPDPINVKNRSEDTTIASVCEASGPEVPLIEEHRTFKPNDPAYKPLFKAPLLRPPPSMYMTESELSMRKRKMEESTAAPVVKKTLPWNQRKKEPVVVETPEPTPEPEPKIRHRCEKCLSFFGSPEELNKHKSLNTCSALFGFDSDDES